A genomic region of Phragmites australis chromosome 2, lpPhrAust1.1, whole genome shotgun sequence contains the following coding sequences:
- the LOC133896849 gene encoding pyruvate decarboxylase 1-like, translating to MDTAIGSVSSASDAASSPAVALSSTAPRDATLGRHLARRLAEVGARDVFTVPGDFNLTLLDELEAEGSTGVRLVGCCNELNAAYAADGYARARGGRVGACAVTFTVGGLSAINAVAGAFSENLPVICIVGGPNSNDYGSNRILHHTIGLPDFTQELRCFQTVTCYQAVVNNLEDAHEQIDTAISTALKESKPVYISISCNLPSIPHPTFSRHPVPFFLSPRLSNQMNLEAAVEAASAFLNKAVKPVLVGGPKMRVAKASKAFVELADACGYPVAVMPSAKGLVPEHHSRFIGTYWGAVSTPFCAEIVESSDAYVFAGPIFNDYSSVGYSLLLKKEKAIIVQPERVVIGHGPAFGCVLMKDFLHALATRLKKNAAAYENYRRIFVPQGEPLSSEPGEPLRVNILFKHIQKMLSGNSAVIAETGDSWFNCQKLKLPEGCGYEFQMQYGSIGWSVGATLGYAQAAKDKRVIACIGDGSFQVTAQEVSTMLRWGQNSIIFLINNGGYTIEVEIHDGPYNVIKNWNYTGLVEAFHNGEGKCYTAKVRTEEELKEAIEAALGPKEDCLCFIEVIVHKDDTSKELLEWGSRVSAANSRPPNPQ from the exons atGGATACGGCCATTGGCTCGGTATCGTCCGCGTCCGACGCCGCGTCGTCCCCCGCCGTGGCCCTCTCCTCGACCGCACCGCGGGACGCCACGCTGGGGCGCCACCTGGCCCGCCGCCTGGCGGAGGTGGGGGCCCGGGACGTCTTCACCGTGCCGGGGGACTTCAACCTCACCCTCCTCGACGAGCTCGAGGCAGAGGGCTCGACTGGCGTCCGCCTCGTCGGGTGCTGCAACGAGCTCAACGCGGCCTACGCCGCCGACGGGTACGCCCGCGCGCGGGGCGGCAGGGTGGGCGCGTGCGCGGTCACCTTCACTGTCGGAGGCCTCAGCGCCATCAACGCCGTGGCGGGGGCCTTCAGCGAGAACCTGCCCGTGATTTGTATCGTCGGGGGGCCCAACAGCAACGACTACGGGAGCAACAGGATCCTGCACCACACCATCGGCTTGCCCGATTTCACGCAGGAGCTCAGGTGCTTCCAGACTGTCACGTGCTATCAG GCAGTGGTGAACAACTTGGAAGATGCACATGAACAGATTGACACTGCCATCTCTACGGCACTGAAGGAGAGCAAGCCTGTTTACATTAGCATCAGCTGCAACCTCCCCTCAATCCCACATCCCACCTTCAGCCGCCATCCTGTCCCTTTCTTCCTGTCCCCAAG ACTATCGAACCAGATGAACCTGGAGGCAGCAGTGGAAGCCGCTTCAGCGTTCTTGAACAAAGCAGTCAAGCCAGTGCTTGTTGGTGGACCAAAGATGAGGGTGGCCAAAGCATCCAAAGCCTTTGTAGAGCTTGCAGATGCCTGCGGCTATCCCGTAGCAGTGATGCCTTCTGCAAAGGGGCTTGTGCCAGAGCACCACTCTAGGTTTATTGGCACATACTGGGGTGCTGTGAGCACTCCGTTCTGTGCTGAAATCGTCGAGTCTTCCGATGCCTATGTATTTGCTGGTCCAATATTTAATGACTACAGCTCGGTTGGGTACTCACTACTCCTGAagaaggagaaggccatcatTGTCCAACCGGAACGGGTGGTGATCGGACATGGCCCTGCGTTTGGATGTGTCCTGATGAAGGACTTCCTGCATGCACTTGCAACCCGCCTGAAGAAGAATGCTGCTGCATATGAGAACTATCGTCGAATTTTTGTGCCTCAGGGCGAACCACTGTCATCTGAACCTGGAGAGCCATTGAGAGTGAACATACTCTTCAAGCATATTCAGAAAATGTTGTCTGGCAACTCGGCTGTCATTGCAGAGACTGGGGACTCGTGGTTTAACTGCCAGAAGCTGAAGCTACCAGAAGGCTGTGG gTACGAATTTCAGATGCAATATGGATCGATTGGCTGGTCAGTGGGTGCAACTCTGGGATACGCACAGGCTGCTAAAGATAAGCGTGTCATTGCCTGCATTGGAGATGGCAGCTTTCAG GTGACGGCACAAGAggtgtcaacaatgctccggtgggGGCAAAACAGCATCATATTTCTCATAAACAATGGAGGGTACACCATTGAGGTGGAGATCCATGACGGTCCTTACAATGTTATCAAGAATTGGAACTACACTGGTCTGGTGGAAGCATTCCACAACGGCGAGGGCAAGTGCTACACAGCAAAG GTTCGAACTGAGGAGGAGCTGAAGGAGGCAATCGAGGCAGCTCTGGGACCTAAGGAGGACTGCTTGTGCTTCATAGAGGTCATCGTGCACAAAGATGACACCAGCAAAGAGCTTCTCGAGTGGGGATCTAGGGTTTCTGCGGCAAATAGCCGCCCACCGAATCCTCAATGA
- the LOC133896860 gene encoding receptor-like protein 6: MPSIASHRDPLVLYLLAALFLGTQPSCLLGVYSNQTAIPVPCLPDQASALLRLKRSFSTDGWGLYANGSRCTLASWRAGTDCCGWEGVRCGDANGRVTTLNLAKCGLQSASLHPALFELTSLRHLNLALNSFNGSQLPAVGFERLTELIHLNLSTTQFAGQIPDGIGRLTKLVSLDLSTKFFLGDQYDEFLSLESWSPQWVLVEPNIGSLVVNLSNLKELYLGKVDLSGSGAMWCSAFANSTHQLQVLSLPHTNLNGPICGSLSGIRQLTEINLQYNELYGRIPESFADLPSLSVLTLTNNYLEGWLPTRIFQNKNLTTIDIRYNFEVSGSLPNFSSNSILKNLLVSSTNFSGPIPSSIGNLKSLNKLGLAAADFSQELPSSIGELRSLISLQVSGAGIVGGIPSWIANLTSLVVLQFSDCGLSGEVPSFIGDLNNLTRLQLYNCNFSGTLPPQLFNLTQLEVLYLHSNNFLGTVELSSFWKLPYLFSLNLSNNKLTVVVDEEDNSTVINQMDALHLAACNISKFPSALRHTRYVKYLDLSCNDIHGAIPQWAWETWTYMEVLNLSHNRFSNIGQGYGSINLINIALIDLSFNLLQGPIPRPGPDTELLDCSNNRFSSIPLDFGSHFSGISYFMAYANNLSGKIPPSICEASNLVLVDLSYNNLSYFIPPCLMEDINSLSVLNLKRNRLHGELPNNMKNGCAFEELNFSDNWLEGPLPRSLVACRDLEVFDIGNNRINDTFPCWMSILPKLQVLVLKSNKFVGKVGPSVSGDENSCEFMKLRIFDLASNNFSGILQNEWFKTLKSMITKSANETLVMENQYNLLHETYRLTTGITYKGSDVTFSKILRSMVVIDVSDNAFYGAIPNSIGDLIQLSGINMSHNALTGPIPSQFGTLHQLESLDLSSNDLSGEIPQELASLDFLSILNLSYNKLDGRIPESPHFLTFSNLSFLGNIGLCGLQVSRTCNNITPNVELHHSEKKSVDIVLFLFAGLGFGVGFAVAIVLTWGIRVRRRSRDNIFMRWKKVFFCM, encoded by the coding sequence ATGCCCTCCATCGCTAGCCACCGGGATCCACTTGTACTGTACTTGCTCGCTGCTCTGTTCCTAGGAACCCAACCCTCCTGCTTGCTTGGCGTGTACAGCAACCAAACCGCCATACCAGTGCCGTGCCTGCCGGACCAGGCCTCGGCGCTGCTCCGGCTGAAACGTTCCTTTTCCACCGACGGCTGGGGTCTCTATGCCAACGGCTCCAGATGCACCCTTGCGTCGTGGCGGGCTGGCACGGACTGCTGTGGCTGGGAGGGCGTCCGCTGCGGCGATGCCAACGGCCGCGTGACTACCCTCAATCTGGCCAAGTGCGGTTTGCAGAGTGCCAGCCTTCATCCTGCACTTTTCGAACTAACCTCCCTGAGGCATCTGAACCTCGCCTTGAACAGCTTCAACGGGTCACAACTTCCTGCCGTTGGGTTTGAACGGCTCACGGAGCTTATCCATCTCAACCTTTCTACCACACAATTTGCGGGTCAGATACCAGATGGAATAGGACGCCTCACCAAATTGGTATCCCTTGACCTCTCTACCAAATTTTTTCTTGGTGACCAGTATGATGAGTTTCTCTCACTTGAATCATGGTCGCCCCAGTGGGTTCTCGTTGAGCCAAACATTGGGTCATTAGTCGTGAACCTTAGTAATCTGAAAGAGCTTTACCTCGGTAAAGTTGATTTGTCCGGCAGTGGGGCAATGTGGTGTAGTGCATTCGCAAATTCCACTCATCAGCTTCAGGTTCTTAGCTTACCACATACCAACCTCAATGGTCCGATTTGTGGATCACTCTCTGGCATACGCCAACTCACTGAGATTAACCTACAGTATAATGAGTTATACGGTCGAATTCCGGAGTCCTTTGCCGATTTACCTTCCCTTAGTGTTCTTACACTTACCAATAATTACCTTGAAGGATGGCTCCCAACAAGGATCTTCCAAAATAAAAACTTAACAACTATTGATATTAGGTATAATTTCGAAGTATCTGGATCATTGCCAAATTTCTCATCAAATAGTATTTTGAAGAATTTGCTTGTCAGTAGCACTAACTTCTCTGGCCCTATTCCGAGTTCCATAGGGAATCTCAAATCCTTGAACAAATTGGGTCTTGCAGCAGCTGATTTCTCCCAAGAGCTTCCCTCATCAATTGGCGAGCTAAGATCATTAATCTCATTACAGGTATCTGGGGCTGGTATAGTAGGAGGAATACCATCTTGGATTGCAAATTTAACTTCTTTGGTAGTGCTCCAATTCTCGGATTGCGGCTTATCTGGAGAGGTACCTTCTTTCATAGGTGATCTCAATAACCTAACTAGATTGCAATTATACAATTGCAATTTTTCTGGCACACTACCTCCGCAATTATTTAACCTAACTCAACTGGAAGTCCTATATCTTCATTCAAACAATTTCCTTGGTACTGTGGAACTCAGCTCATTCTGGAAATTACCATATCTATTTAGTTTGAACCTGTCAAACAACAAACTCACTGTAGTAGTAGACGAGGAAGATAATTCTACAGTCATCAATCAGATGGATGCTTTGCATCTAGCAGCTTGTAACATATCCAAATTCCCTAGTGCATTGAGGCATACGCGTTATGTTAAATATCTTGATCTTTCATGCAATGATATCCATGGTGCTATACCTCAATGGGCATGGGAAACTTGGACCTACATGGAAGTTTTGAACTTATCACACAACAGATTCAGCAATATAGGACAAGGATATGGCTCTATTAATCTAATTAATATAGCACTTATTGACCTCAGTTTTAATCTACTCCAAGGGCCCATACCTAGACCCGGACCTGATACGGAGCTGCTTGATTGCTCAAACAACCGGTTCTCATCCATACCACTTGATTTCGGTTCTCACTTTAGCGGTATTTCCTACTTCATGGCCTATGCAAACAACCTCTCGGGAAAAATCCCACCATCGATCTGTGAAGCAAGTAATCTGGTACTCGTTGATCTCTCCTACAACAATCTGAGTTACTTCATCCCACCTTGTTTAATGGAGGATATCAATTCCCTGAGTGTATTAAACTTGAAAAGAAACCGACTACATGGAGAGTTACCAAATAATATGAAGAATGGCTGTGCATTTGAGGAATTAAATTTTAGTGACAACTGGCTCGAAGGACCCTTACCAAGATCTCTAGTTGCTTGTAGAGACTTGGAGGTTTTTGACATCGGGAATAATCGTATCAATGATACTTTTCCATGTTGGATGAGTATACTTCCTAAGCTTCAAGTACTTGTTCTGAAGTCCAACAAGTTTGTTGGGAAGGTGGGGCCCTCTGTTTCAGGAGATGAAAACAGTTGTGAGTTTATGAAACTTCGAATTTTTGATTTGGCTTCAAACAATTTCTCTGGCATATTGCAAAATGAGTGGTTTAAGACCCTGAAATCCATGATAACCAAATCTGCCAATGAGACGTTGGTCATGGAAAATCAATATAATCTACTTCACGAAACATATCGGCTTACCACTGGAATCACATACAAAGGGTCTGATGTCACATTTTCGAAGATATTGAGGTCCATGGTAGTCATTGATGTTTCAGATAATGCATTCTATGGTGCAATTCCCAACTCAATTGGTGACCTTATTCAGCTCAGTGGGATAAACATGTCACATAATGCCCTTACTGGACCGATTCCATCTCAGTTTGGTACTCTGCATCAACTGGAGTCACTGGACCTCTCTTCAAATGATCTTTCAGGAGAGATTCCACAAGAGCTGGCATCATTGGACTTCCTTTCGATATTGAACTTGTCCTACAACAAGCTGGATGGGAGAATACCCGAGTCACCTCATTTCCTGACATTCTCCAACCTCTCATTTCTGGGGAACATTGGTCTCTGTGGACTTCAGGTGTCCAGAACATGCAACAACATAACACCAAATGTGGAGCTACATCATTCGGAAAAGAAATCAGTAGACATTGTATTGTTCCTTTTTGCCGGACTGGGATTTGGTGTCGGATTCGCCGTTGCAATTGTCCTGACATGGGGAATCCGCGTTAGGAGAAGATCTCGAGACAACATTTTTATGCGTTGGAAGAAAGTCTTCTTCTGTATGTAG
- the LOC133896841 gene encoding transcription factor bHLH51-like, with protein MAACQPLQEGKELQPYDGCDAEVYRGPILLPRQASSAPPAVPVAPPEMSSSSGSGRSATEARALKIHSEAERRRRERINAHLVTLRRMIPDTKQMDKATLLARVVDQVKDLKRKAEATQSMPLPPETNEVSIECYTGGDDGGAAATDRIPHIKASISCDDRPDLMAGLIQAFHGLRLRTVRADMTSLGGRVHHVFILCKEEGLGSAGASLKSLKEAVRQALVKVASPGMVYGNSPIQSKRQRILESHYSIMSI; from the exons ATGGCTGCATGCCAACCGCTGCAAGAAGGGAAGGAGCTGCAGCCATACGATGGCTGTGATGCTGAAGTGTACAGAGGACCAATTCTGCTGCCCCGGCAGGCCAGCTCGGCCCCTCCTGCCGTGCCGGTAGCACCGCCGGAGATGTCATCGTCGTCGGGGTCCGGGAGGAGCGCGACGGAGGCGAGGGCTCTGAAGATCCACAGCGAGGCCGAGCGGCGGCGCCGGGAGAGGATCAATGCTCATCTGGTTACGCTGAGGAGGATGATACCTGATACTAAGCAG ATGGACAAGGCGACCTTGTTAGCCAGAGTGGTAGACCAAGTGAAGGACCTGAAGAGGAAAGCAGAGGCCACTCAAAGCATGCCCCTCCCACCGGAGACCAACGAAGTCTCCATAGAATGTTACACCGGCGGCGACGATGGTGGCGCTGCCGCCACCGACAGGATCCCGCACATAAAGGCCTCCATCAGCTGCGACGACCGGCCGGACCTCATGGCCGGGCTCATCCAGGCGTTCCATGGCCTGAGGCTGAGGACAGTGAGAGCAGACATGACTTCCCTGGGAGGAAGGGTTCATCATGTGTTCATACTGTGTAAGGAGGAGGGCTTGGGAAGTGCAGGTGCAAGCCTCAAGTCTCTGAAGGAGGCTGTCAGGCAAGCACTAGTGAAGGTTGCTTCTCCAGGAATGGTATATGGCAACAGCCCCATTCAGAGCAAGCGGCAGAGGATTCTGGAGTCACATTACTCAATTATGTCCATATAG